From Callospermophilus lateralis isolate mCalLat2 chromosome 5, mCalLat2.hap1, whole genome shotgun sequence, a single genomic window includes:
- the LOC143641721 gene encoding olfactory receptor 2T3-like, with the protein MESNLSTSFLLVGLFGNTTHTTLLYTLTFIIFLMALAGIALLILLIYSEPCLWTPMYSFISQLSLMDLLYISVTVPKMLVGQVTGDHTISPAGCGIQMFYLTLAGAEFFLLSAMAYDGYVAICRPLHYPLLMNQRVCRLLVSSCWLLGALDGLLLTPITMSFPFCKSRKILSFFCEAPALLRLSCSDVSLYKMLMYLCCVLMLLVPTVVISSSYNLILLLIHRTSSAEGRRKALATCSSHMTVVLLFFGAAIYTYMLPGSYHTAQQDVMVSAFYTILTPVLNPLIYSLHNRDVTAALRSLLQSRRPLLRVLRGRTWE; encoded by the coding sequence ATGGAATCAAACTTAAGCACCAGTTTTCTCCTCGTGGGACTCTTTGGGAACACCACCCACACTACCCTCCTCTACACTTTGACCTTCATTATTTTCTTGATGGCCCTAGCTGGGATCGCCCTCCTCATTCTTCTCATCTACTCAGAGCCCTGCCTCTGGACCCCCATGTACTCCTTCATCAGCCAGCTCTCTCTCATGGATCTCCTGTACATCTCTGTGACTGTGCCCAAGATGCTGGTGGGCCAGGTCACGGGAGACCATACAATCTCCCCTGCAGGCTGTGGGATCCAGATGTTCTACCTGACCCTGGCAGGGGCTGAGTTTTTCCTTCTGTCGGCCATGGCCTATGACGGGTATGTCGCCATTTGCAGACCTCTGCATTACCCACTGCTGATGAACCAGAGGGTCTGCCGGCTGCTGGTGTCCAGCTGCTGGCTCCTGGGAGCACTGGACGGCTTGCTGCTCACGCCCATCACCATGAGCTTCCCCTTCTGCAAGTCCAGGAAGATCCTGAGCTTCTTCTGTGAGGCCCCTGCCCTGCTGAGGCTCTCCTGCTCGGATGTCTCCCTCTACAAGATGCTCATGTACCTGTGCTGTGTCCTCATGCTCCTCGTGCCCACCGTGGTCATCTCCAGCTCCTACAACCTCATCCTGCTCCTCATCCACAGGACCAGCTCAGCTGAGGGCCGCAGGAAGGCACTGGCCACCTGCTCTTCCCACATGACAGTGGTGCTACTCTTCTTTGGTGCAGCCATCTACACTTACATGCTCCCCGGCTCCTACCACACAGCGCAGCAGGATGTGATGGTGTCGGCTTTCTATACCATCCTCACCCCTGTGCTGAACCCCCTCATCTACAGCCTGCACAACAGAGATGTCACTGCAGCTCTAAGGAGCCTGCTGCAGTCAAGGAGGCCCC